In Macadamia integrifolia cultivar HAES 741 chromosome 5, SCU_Mint_v3, whole genome shotgun sequence, a single window of DNA contains:
- the LOC122078433 gene encoding calcium-binding protein P-like isoform X2, producing MASIFLPSSSVVSASEHVPFYIREEELQGAIHREDQTLFFLWYASPYPPPQQAYPPPPPPPPPPPPPGYPGYPPPPPPGYPGYPPPPPPGSQGYPPHPPPGYQGYFNDGYPPPPPPHQQYPPYQQYQYNDDQAGCTSFLRACHFCSTGNSAVILD from the exons ATGGCTTCAATCTTTcttccatcatcttctgtgGTCTCTGCAAGTGAACATGTCCCATTTTATATCCGTGAAGAGGAGTTGCAGGGGGCGATTCACAGGGAAGATCAAACCCTCTTTTTTCTCT GGTACGCGTCTCCTTACCCTCCACCGCAGCAGGCCTATCCTCCTCctccgccgccgccgccgccgccgccaccTCCTGGGTATCCGGGCTACCCTCCACCGCCGCCTCCTGGGTATCCGGGATATCCTCCACCGCCGCCTCCTGGGAGTCAGGGCTATCCACCACATCCTCCTCCCGGGTATCAGGGTTACTTCAACGACGGGTaccctccaccaccaccaccacaccaGCAGTACCCTCCCTACCAGCAATACCAGTACAACGACGATCAGGCGGGTTGTACCTCTTTCCTTCGAGCGTG TCATTTTTGTTCAACAggaaattcagctgtgatcttAGATTAG
- the LOC122078433 gene encoding cysteine-rich and transmembrane domain-containing protein WIH2-like isoform X1: MASIFLPSSSVVSASEHVPFYIREEELQGAIHREDQTLFFLWYASPYPPPQQAYPPPPPPPPPPPPPGYPGYPPPPPPGYPGYPPPPPPGSQGYPPHPPPGYQGYFNDGYPPPPPPHQQYPPYQQYQYNDDQAGCTSFLRACLAALCCCCLLEQCCFF, translated from the exons ATGGCTTCAATCTTTcttccatcatcttctgtgGTCTCTGCAAGTGAACATGTCCCATTTTATATCCGTGAAGAGGAGTTGCAGGGGGCGATTCACAGGGAAGATCAAACCCTCTTTTTTCTCT GGTACGCGTCTCCTTACCCTCCACCGCAGCAGGCCTATCCTCCTCctccgccgccgccgccgccgccgccaccTCCTGGGTATCCGGGCTACCCTCCACCGCCGCCTCCTGGGTATCCGGGATATCCTCCACCGCCGCCTCCTGGGAGTCAGGGCTATCCACCACATCCTCCTCCCGGGTATCAGGGTTACTTCAACGACGGGTaccctccaccaccaccaccacaccaGCAGTACCCTCCCTACCAGCAATACCAGTACAACGACGATCAGGCGGGTTGTACCTCTTTCCTTCGAGCGTG TTTGGCTGCCCTCTGTTGCTGTTGTCTGTTGGAGCAGTGCTGCTTCTTCTAA
- the LOC122078699 gene encoding histone H2A.Z-specific chaperone chz1-like, producing MPVTAATLGSLELATLVGDKFMGEPRNETLEGAPLKRKPDLELFDEGEDRKKIKPEVSGNDPPLIEEKSGKDESEEDGESDEDDEGDDYDEDDEAVDEDGEHSHGKSVIDAKGKGIMDEEDKGKGKNLKVENGSDDESADDRDLSDEDSDLSDDPLAEVDLDNILPSRTRRRVSQPGAYLVNDLEDDDDSDDSDV from the coding sequence ATGCCTGTTACTGCCGCAACCCTAGGTTCACTCGAATTAGCGACACTCGTCGGAGATAAGTTCATGGGAGAACCTAGGAATGAAACTCTGGAAGGAGCTCCTTTGAAACGAAAACCAGATCTTGAATTATTCGACGAGGGTGAGGATCGAAAGAAAATTAAACCTGAGGTTTCTGGTAATGATCCCCCACTTATTGAAGAGAAATCCGGTAAGGATGAGTCAGAAGAAGACGGTGAAAgcgatgaagatgatgaaggtgACGACTACGACGAAGACGATGAAGCTGTAGACGAAGACGGTGAGCATTCCCACGGAAAATCTGTGATTGATGCTAAGGGTAAAGGAATCATGGATGAAGAAGACAAGGGGAAAGGTAAAAATTTGAAGGTTGAAAATGGAAGTGACGATGAATCCGCCGATGATCGAGACCTCTCTGACGAAGATAGTGATCTTTCTGATGACCCACTTGCGGAAGTCGATTTAGATAACATTCTTCCTTCAAGGACGCGGAGGCGGGTCTCTCAGCCGGGAGCTTATCTTGTTAATGATCTCGAAGATGACGATGATAGTGATGATAGTGATGTCTAA
- the LOC122079362 gene encoding protein AUXIN SIGNALING F-BOX 2-like codes for MTYFPEEVVDHVFNFLTSHRDRNAVSLVCKCWYKLERWSRQRVFVGNCYAISPERLIARFPRIKALTLKGKPHFADFSLVPHDWGGFVHPWIEAMAKSYPGLEELRLKRMVVFDESLELLSRSFPNFKSLVLVSCEGFTTDGLASIAANCRVLRELDLQEIEVEDRRGHWLSCFPDSCTSLESLNFSCLQGEVNLGALERLVARSPNLKSLKLNRTVPLGTLYKILMRAPQLVDLGTGSCVHEPYAGHYVRLMNAVLNCKSIRCLSGFLEVAPCCLRAIYPLCLNLTSLNLSYAPGIQGSELMKLIHHCRKLQRLWILDCIGDEGLVVVASTCKELQELRVFPSDPAGGGNAAVTEEGLVAVSMGCPKLHSLLYFCHQMTNAALITVAKNCPNFTRFRLCILDPKKPDHLTLQPLDEGFGAIVQSCKGLRRLSLSGLLTDQVFLYIGMYAERLEMLSIAFAGDSDKGMQFVLNGCKNLKKLEIRDSPFGDVALLTDIGKYETMRSLWMSSCEVTLGGCKTLGKKMPRLNVEIINEYNQMKQSSNESQRVEKMYVYRTLDGPRQDAPGFVWTL; via the exons ATGACTTATTTCCCTGAAGAGGTTGTGGATCATGTGTTCAATTTCCTCACGTCACACCGAGACAGGAATGCGGTGTCTCTTGTCTGCAAGTGTTGGTATAAGTTGGAGAGATGGAGCAGACAAAGGGTTTTTGTAGGGAATTGTTACGCCATTAGTCCAGAGAGATTAATTGCGAGGTTTCCCAGGATTAAGGCTCTTACGTTAAAAGGGAAGCCGCATTTTGCCGATTTCAGTCTAGTTCCTCATGATTGGGGTGGTTTCGTGCATCCATGGATCGAGGCCATGGCTAAGAGCTATCCTGGGCTAGAGGAACTCAGGCTTAAGAGGATGGTGGTCTTCGATGAGAGCCTCGAGTTGCTTTCTCGTTCGTTTCCGAACTTCAAGTCTCTGGTTCTGGTTAGCTGTGAAGGATTTACTACAGATGGCCTTGCATCTATAGCTGCCAATTGTAG GGTTCTTAGGGAGTTGGACTTGCAAGAAATTGAGGTTGAGGATCGCAGGGGACACTGGCTGAGCTGTTTTCCCGATAGCTGCACGTCACTGGAATCACTGAATTTTTCATGTCTTCAAGGAGAAGTGAATTTGGGTGCTCTTGAGAGGCTTGTTGCGAGAAGTCCAAACCTCAAGAGTCTGAAGTTAAACCGGACAGTGCCACTTGGAACTCTCTACAAAATCCTCATGCGTGCACCTCAACTGGTGGACTTAGGCACAGGGTCTTGTGTTCATGAGCCTTATGCAGGGCACTACGTGAGGCTTATGAATGCTGTTCTCAATTGTAAATCAATTAGGTGCTTGTCTGGGTTCTTGGAGGTTGCTCCTTGCTGCCTGCGTGCAATTTACCCCCTTTGCTTGAACTTGACATCCTTGAACTTGAGCTATGCACCGGGTATTCAGGGTAGTGAACTCATGAAGTTGATTCACCATTGCAGGAAACTTCAACGATTATGG ATATTGGATTGTATTGGAGATGAAGGGCTAGTCGTTGTAGCTTCTACTTGTAAAGAACTGCAGGAACTGAGGGTGTTCCCATCTGATCCCGCTGGTGGGGGAAATGCAGCTGTAACTGAAGAAGGACTCGTTGCCGTATCTATGGGTTGCCCTAAACTTCAttctttgttatatttttgcCACCAGATGACAAATGCAGCCCTCATTACAGTAGCGAAGAACTGTCCCAATTTCACCCGCTTCAGATTGTGTATCCTTGATCCAAAGAAGCCTGATCATTTGACCCTGCAGCCGCTGGATGAAGGATTCGGGGCAATTGTTCAGTCCTGCAAGGGCCTAAGGCGGTTGTCACTTTCTGGCCTTCTTACGGATCAGGTTTTTCTTTACATCGGAATGTATGCTGAGCGATTAGAGATGCTATCAATTGCATTTGCTGGGGATAGTGATAAGGGAATGCAATTTGTTCTAAATGGATGCAAGAATCTAAAGAAGCTGGAGATACGGGATAGCCCCTTTGGTGATGTTGCACTTCTAACGGACATAGGGAAGTATGAAACAATGCGATCACTTTGGATGTCGTCCTGTGAAGTTACTCTTGGAGGCTGCAAGACTCTTGGGAAGAAGATGCCGAGACTCAATGTAGAGATCATAAATGAATATAATCAGATGAAACAGAGCTCCAATGAGAGTCAGAGAGTGGAGAAGATGTATGTGTATCGAACCTTGGATGGACCTAGGCAGGATGCACCCGGTTTTGTCTGGACTTTATAA
- the LOC122078433 gene encoding cysteine-rich and transmembrane domain-containing protein WIH2-like isoform X3 codes for MSYERVPQESYPPPGYASPYPPPQQAYPPPPPPPPPPPPPGYPGYPPPPPPGYPGYPPPPPPGSQGYPPHPPPGYQGYFNDGYPPPPPPHQQYPPYQQYQYNDDQAGCTSFLRACLAALCCCCLLEQCCFF; via the exons atgagttacGAAAGGGTTCCTCAAGAATCATACCCTCCCCCAg GGTACGCGTCTCCTTACCCTCCACCGCAGCAGGCCTATCCTCCTCctccgccgccgccgccgccgccgccaccTCCTGGGTATCCGGGCTACCCTCCACCGCCGCCTCCTGGGTATCCGGGATATCCTCCACCGCCGCCTCCTGGGAGTCAGGGCTATCCACCACATCCTCCTCCCGGGTATCAGGGTTACTTCAACGACGGGTaccctccaccaccaccaccacaccaGCAGTACCCTCCCTACCAGCAATACCAGTACAACGACGATCAGGCGGGTTGTACCTCTTTCCTTCGAGCGTG TTTGGCTGCCCTCTGTTGCTGTTGTCTGTTGGAGCAGTGCTGCTTCTTCTAA